One genomic window of Branchiostoma lanceolatum isolate klBraLanc5 chromosome 5, klBraLanc5.hap2, whole genome shotgun sequence includes the following:
- the LOC136435167 gene encoding properdin-like isoform X1, with protein sequence MAEIRLLLPFLCAACLTLNAVSGAKVCWRKFDPATRRCSEEIEADGEYGSAEECCGLEPLAQGYSRNLKGKRCVPCAEIRGDVEEEREGWTEWGGWEGCTTTCGQGWHFRRRRCLGDPANCEGPDTQVRPCDQDPCPVDGGWGEWAEWGQCSVSCGAGLHQRVRLCDRPAPQHEGRDCEGEPLQLRRCDQGPCPIHGQWGPWGPFGACSATCGESMRSRRRECDSPEPQFGGQNCVGKKRDRQQCNVDPCPIDGQWGQWGRWSSCSVTCGTGVVERTRVCDSPVPQFGGRECPPNDGGDSQFMECKNTRVPNCPVDGGWSAWSQWGRCSAKACTGQVGYQVRSRACRNPRPKFGGKFCRGQLIESRDCINVRGCPVDGQWGEWGPWGACSETCGRNSIQSSLRKCDNPEPQNGGSECEGKNTKTKQCRGLPACPAAVDGGWSHWGQWGPCSQTCGVAFQQRVRQCNNPTPRHGGRDCPQVAVGHRRCHGLPPQCPDGGDGGGVVEPEEGSGCEGGDGDGCDQEQGSGDIPGFGEDGDDEDMVGGSGSGDGEDDGRDEEDDNSEEDRRPGVVNGQWSRWGKWGPCSTTCGRGIQQRTRRCDNPAPQNNGEKCAGAAAQPRVCPGTRSCDAAANDDEDYVDGSGSGSGDGE encoded by the exons ATGGCTGAAATAAGACTGTTGTTGCCTTTTCTGTGCGCCGCTTGTTTGACACTGAACGCCGTGTCAG GAGCTAAAGTGTGCTGGCGAAAGTTCGACCCTGCCACAAGAAGATGTTCCGAGGAGATAGAGGCGGATGGAGAATATGGCAGTGCAGAGGAGTGCTGCGGTCTGGAGCCCTTGGCGCAGGGATATTCTAGGAACCTGAAGGGAAAGAGATGTGTACCCTGTGCAGAAATCAGGGGCGATGTGGAGGAAGAAAGGGAAG GTTGGACCGAGTGGGGTGGCTGGGAGGGTTGCACTACCACCTGCGGCCAGGGGTGGCACTTCAGGCGGAGGCGGTGTCTGGGCGACCCGGCCAACTGTGAGGGACCCGACACACAGGTGCGACCATGTGACCAGGATCCCTGCCCAG TTGACGGTGGTTGGGGCGAGTGGGCGGAGTGGGGCCAGTGCAGCGTGTCGTGCGGGGCGGGGTTACACCAGAGGGTGCGGCTGTGTGACCGCCCCGCCCCCCAGCACGAGGGGAGGGACTGCGAGGGGGAACCGCTACAGCTGCGCAGGTGCGACCAGGGACCCTGTCCGA TTCACGGCCAATGGGGACCGTGGGGTCCTTTTGGTGCCTGCAGCGCCACCTGCGGCGAGTCCATGCGCAGCAGGAGGAGGGAATGTGACAGTCCGGAGCCCCAGTTCGGTGGACAGAACTGTGTGGGGAAGAAACGTGACAGACAGCAATGTAACGTGGACCCGTGTCCTA TCGATGGGCAGTGGGGGCAATGGGGCCGCTGGTCCAGCTGCAGCGTGACGTGCGGGACAGGGGTAGTAGAGCGCACGCGCGTTTGTGACAGTCCAGTCCCACAGTTCGGCGGACGGGAGTGTCCACCAAACGATGGCGGGGATTCACAGTTCATGGAGTGCAAGAACACACGGGTGCCCAACTGCCCAG TTGACGGCGGCTGGTCGGCCTGGTCTCAGTGGGGCCGCTGCTCGGCCAAGGCGTGTACGGGACAGGTGGGGTACCAGGTCCGCTCACGGGCCTGCAGGAACCCCCGCCCGAAGTTCGGCGGCAAATTCTGCAGGGGGCAGCTCATCGAGTCACGTGACTGCATCAACGTCAGAGGCTGCCCAG TGGACGGTCAGTGGGGTGAGTGGGGCCCCTGGGGCGCATGCTCGGAGACTTGCGGTAGAAACAGCATCCAGTCGAGCTTGCGCAAATGTGACAACCCCGAACCTCAAAACGGAGGGAGTGAGTGCGAGGGAAAGAACACCAAGACCAAACAGTGCCGTGGTCTCCCAGCATGTCCGGCTGCAG TTGACGGAGGATGGAGTCACTGGGGCCAGTGGGGGCCCTGCTCCCAGACCTGCGGCGTGGCGTTCCAACAGCGCGTACGGCAGTGCaacaacccgactccgaggCATGGGGGCCGAGACTGCCCGCAGGTGGCGGTGGGTCACAGGCGGTGCCACGGCCTGCCGCCACAGTGTCCGGACGGAGGAGACGGCGGAGGGGTTGTAGAGCCTGAAG AAGGGTCTGGCTGTGAAGGGGGTGACGGAGATGGCTGCGACCAG GAACAAGGCAGTGGCGACATCCCTGGCTTCGGGGAAGACGGAGATGACGAAGACATGGTGGGCGGGAGCGGAAGTGGAGATGGGGAGGACGATGGGAGAGATGAAGAGGACGACAATAGCGAAGAGGACAGAAGACCGGGCGTCG ttaacgGCCAGTGGAGCCGATGGGGCAAGTGGGGTCCATGTTCGACGACCTGCGGGCGGGGGATCCAGCAGCGGACACGGCGATGCGACAACCCTGCCCCGCAGAATAACGGGGAGAAGTGCGCTGGAGCTGCGGCGCAGCCCCGCGTCTGTCCCGGGACCAGGTCGTGTGACGCCGCCGCGAACGACGACGAGGATTATGTCGATGGCAGCGGAAGTGGGAGCGGTGATGGAGAGTAG
- the LOC136435862 gene encoding uncharacterized protein, with translation MLGPTTTPGTTTTLPVTTPAPSTETTITAVTVGPTGADSTRMLVAIVGCLAGVLVAGVLLFLMWRRSKLPEDSCHLQGDAVPHRTFNNGLQQEGSTVPLLMDTEQRDSFSAAPETMNNFSVHPVLLIYSHDHPLHEATVRAFAAFLRQQCGCDVTLDDYCMQSIQRRGKIPWLCRQIEKAERVIVVCSKGTKRIWEDIVKAELSVLSPYAPPCGDMVRPAIHLITAEFHGHSTFEKYITAYFSYSSEEDVPRALNVGNNYILMKHFEELYIHLLRWNRRPARPDFALPELGEDQYHQSEAGGKLKRCIDEMTAFQAAHPTWFQDSQGSGQACGGGEDTGLQPHYSSTPGDVPDSRGQQYTSNHFTRPHHASQSQSRRDNNYDYEMSPESSDSPCIVSTPDKTELDVHCNGPSRAQPMTGQSRDAVRPDISGPGGRRPDATYTYSLPVMNTVDTLLIPNGHANRRTAPTRAVGGPQSIESEGTSDYSVPNRTVPNLVISPSVALLARHVEQFQATQGGASEDEGIDTLASRDRMTDV, from the exons ATGTTAGGTCCAACAACAACACCCGGAACCACCACCACACTGCCTGTAACTACACCCGCTCCTTCCACGGAGACCACCATTACCGCAGTAACTGTTGGACCTACTGGGGCCGACTCCACCCGGATGTTAGTAGCGATTGTGGGGTGTCTTGCAGGCGTGCTGGTCGCGGGAGTTCTACTATTCCTCATGTGGAGACGATCGAAGCTTCCAGAAG ACTCCTGTCATCTACAAGGTGACGCTGTCCCGCATAGAACATTCAACAATGGCCTACAACAGGAGGGATCCACGGTGCCATTGCTAATGGATACGGAACAGAGAGACAGTT TTTCGGCAGCTCCGGAAACTATGAACAACTTCTCCGTCCATCCCGTTCTGCTCATCTACTCCCATGACCACCCGCTTCACGAGGCAACTGTGCGCGCCTTCGCAGCCTTCTTACGTCAGCAGTGCGGGTGTGACGTCACACTGGACGACTACTGTATGCAGTCCATACAGAGAAGAGGGAAAATACCGTGGCTGTGTCGGCAGATAGAAAAGGCTGAGCGG GTCATCGTGGTGTGTTCCAAGGGCACCAAGCGTATCTGGGAGGACATCGTGAAAGCCGAGCTGTCGGTCCTGTCTCCTTACGCCCCTCCCTGTGGAGACATGGTACGGCCCGCCATCCACCTCATCACGGCGGAGTTCCACGGGCACAGCACGTTCGAAAAGTACATCACGGCGTACTTCAGCTACTCCAGCGAGGAGGACGTGCCTCGTGCGCTCAACGTCggaaacaactacat CTTGATGAAGCACTTTGAGGAACTTTACATCCACTTGCTACGGTGGAACCGCCGCCCCGCTAGACCTGATTTCGCCCTGCCGGAGTTAGGGGAGGACCAGTATCACCAGTCGGAGGCAGGCGG GAAACTAAAGAGATGCATAGATGAGATGACGGCGTTCCAGGCCGCCCACCCGACGTGGTTTCAGGACTCCCAGGGCAGCGGCCAGGCATGTGGCGGGGGTGAGGACACCGGTCTCCAGCCACACTACAGTAGTACTCCCGGTGATGTCCCAGACAGTAGGGGGCAgcaatatactagtaaccaCTTTACCAGGCCTCACCATGCTTCTCAGAGTCAATCTCGTCGTGACAATAACTATGACTATGAGATGAGTCCGGAGAGTTCAGATTCTCCTTGCATCGTGTCCACGCCTGATAAAACTGAGTTGGACGTGCACTGTAACGGCCCTTCTCGTGCGCAACCCATGACAGGCCAGTCCAGGGATGCTGTGAGACCAGACATCTCTGGACCTGGAGGCAGGAGACCTGACGCCACCTATACCTACTCTCTACCTGTCATGAACACTGTGGACACCTTGCTGATACCGAACGGTCACGCAAACCGTCGTACTGCGCCAACCCGCGCCGTAGGAGGCCCTCAGTCGATCGAATCAGAGGGCACCTCGGACTATTCCGTCCCGAACCGTACTGTCCCAAATCTGGTCATCTCTCCGAGTGTCGCTCTTCTTGCCAGACATGTGGAACAGTTTCAGGCAACTCAAGGAGGTGCAAGCGAGGATGAAGGAATAGATACCCTTGCGTCGCGAGACCGTATGACAGATGTCTAA
- the LOC136435173 gene encoding interleukin-17 receptor A-like isoform X2, whose product MLSLWRTRVLLLLLLCLASQRSDGALRKRKKRNRVETRGMDCSWNCSQQGLPCRVKKDCNWWCNAYNATHCPETPSKPVLRGTEPFVFQSGNGTYHLGLNVTWEPPDDGSIVFVRGFQVRVMSKNTKDNGWNDCVTLNVTGTKMSMVDPKRLFYYDCFGDDLDESPKRFVPGQKYHLVLYSKPQQGEGHKDQNVSRTFRMPDCDTPGMEDVEECKIEPDDWTPAYINVSVNGSTVNVTFDPAPSTFTIDGYFVWLDHAEDGRVERERQTKVSNVLFQDVQGGEYTVELRLKKRDCDCVISKTDRSFVVKG is encoded by the exons ATGTTGTCCCTTTGGAGGACTCGAGTTTTGCTGCTTCTGCTGCTGTGTTTGGCTTCACAACGAAGTGATGGGGCACTGAGGAAGAGAAAGAAACGGAACAGAGTTGAGACAAGAGGAATGGACTGCTCTTGGAACTGTTCCCAGCAG GGTCTTCCCTGTCGTGTAAAGAAAG ATTGCAACTGGTGGTGCAATGCGTACAACGCCACACACTGTCCCGAAACGCCCTCCAAACCGGTTCTACGCGGAACCGAGCCATTCGTGTTCCAGTCAGGCAACGGCACGTACCACCTCGGTCTCAACGTCACATGGGAACCGCCCGACGATG GTTCCATAGTGTTTGTGCGGGGATTCCAAGTCCGAGTTATGAGCAAGAACACCAAGGACAACGGCTGGAATGACTGCGTAACTTTAAACGTCACGGGTACAAAAATGTCCATGGTAGACCCAAAG AGACTGTTTTACTACGACTGTTTCGGAGATGATCTTGACGAATCTCCCAAACGCTTTGTGCCGGGGCAAAAATACCACCTAGTCCTGTACAGCAAACCACAGCAGGGCGAAGGGCACAAGGACCAGAACGTCTCTAGGACCTTTAGAATGCCGG ATTGTGATACTCCTGGCATGGAAGACGTAGAAGAGTGTAAAA TCGAACCAGACGATTGGACTCCAGCGTACATCAACGTTTCTGTGAATGGCAGCACCGTGaacgtgacctttgacccggcCCCGTCGACATTCACTATTGACGGTTACTTTGTCTGGCTTGATCACGCTGAAGATGGTCGTGTGGAAAGGGAACGACAGACTAAAGTG AGCAATGTGTTGTTCCAAGATGTGCAAGGAGGAGAATATACAGTCGAACTAAGG TTGAAGAAGCGAGACTGCGATTGTGTTATCTCTAAGACTGACAGGTCATTTGTCGTAAAAGGTTAG
- the LOC136435167 gene encoding properdin-like isoform X2, with protein sequence MAEIRLLLPFLCAACLTLNAVSGAKVCWRKFDPATRRCSEEIEADGEYGSAEECCGLEPLAQGYSRNLKGKRCVPCAEIRGDVEEEREGWTEWGGWEGCTTTCGQGWHFRRRRCLGDPANCEGPDTQVRPCDQDPCPVDGGWGEWAEWGQCSVSCGAGLHQRVRLCDRPAPQHEGRDCEGEPLQLRRCDQGPCPIHGQWGPWGPFGACSATCGESMRSRRRECDSPEPQFGGQNCVGKKRDRQQCNVDPCPIDGQWGQWGRWSSCSVTCGTGVVERTRVCDSPVPQFGGRECPPNDGGDSQFMECKNTRVPNCPVDGGWSAWSQWGRCSAKACTGQVGYQVRSRACRNPRPKFGGKFCRGQLIESRDCINVRGCPVDGQWGEWGPWGACSETCGRNSIQSSLRKCDNPEPQNGGSECEGKNTKTKQCRGLPACPAAVDGGWSHWGQWGPCSQTCGVAFQQRVRQCNNPTPRHGGRDCPQVAVGHRRCHGLPPQCPDGGDGGGVVEPEGSGCEGGDGDGCDQEQGSGDIPGFGEDGDDEDMVGGSGSGDGEDDGRDEEDDNSEEDRRPGVVNGQWSRWGKWGPCSTTCGRGIQQRTRRCDNPAPQNNGEKCAGAAAQPRVCPGTRSCDAAANDDEDYVDGSGSGSGDGE encoded by the exons ATGGCTGAAATAAGACTGTTGTTGCCTTTTCTGTGCGCCGCTTGTTTGACACTGAACGCCGTGTCAG GAGCTAAAGTGTGCTGGCGAAAGTTCGACCCTGCCACAAGAAGATGTTCCGAGGAGATAGAGGCGGATGGAGAATATGGCAGTGCAGAGGAGTGCTGCGGTCTGGAGCCCTTGGCGCAGGGATATTCTAGGAACCTGAAGGGAAAGAGATGTGTACCCTGTGCAGAAATCAGGGGCGATGTGGAGGAAGAAAGGGAAG GTTGGACCGAGTGGGGTGGCTGGGAGGGTTGCACTACCACCTGCGGCCAGGGGTGGCACTTCAGGCGGAGGCGGTGTCTGGGCGACCCGGCCAACTGTGAGGGACCCGACACACAGGTGCGACCATGTGACCAGGATCCCTGCCCAG TTGACGGTGGTTGGGGCGAGTGGGCGGAGTGGGGCCAGTGCAGCGTGTCGTGCGGGGCGGGGTTACACCAGAGGGTGCGGCTGTGTGACCGCCCCGCCCCCCAGCACGAGGGGAGGGACTGCGAGGGGGAACCGCTACAGCTGCGCAGGTGCGACCAGGGACCCTGTCCGA TTCACGGCCAATGGGGACCGTGGGGTCCTTTTGGTGCCTGCAGCGCCACCTGCGGCGAGTCCATGCGCAGCAGGAGGAGGGAATGTGACAGTCCGGAGCCCCAGTTCGGTGGACAGAACTGTGTGGGGAAGAAACGTGACAGACAGCAATGTAACGTGGACCCGTGTCCTA TCGATGGGCAGTGGGGGCAATGGGGCCGCTGGTCCAGCTGCAGCGTGACGTGCGGGACAGGGGTAGTAGAGCGCACGCGCGTTTGTGACAGTCCAGTCCCACAGTTCGGCGGACGGGAGTGTCCACCAAACGATGGCGGGGATTCACAGTTCATGGAGTGCAAGAACACACGGGTGCCCAACTGCCCAG TTGACGGCGGCTGGTCGGCCTGGTCTCAGTGGGGCCGCTGCTCGGCCAAGGCGTGTACGGGACAGGTGGGGTACCAGGTCCGCTCACGGGCCTGCAGGAACCCCCGCCCGAAGTTCGGCGGCAAATTCTGCAGGGGGCAGCTCATCGAGTCACGTGACTGCATCAACGTCAGAGGCTGCCCAG TGGACGGTCAGTGGGGTGAGTGGGGCCCCTGGGGCGCATGCTCGGAGACTTGCGGTAGAAACAGCATCCAGTCGAGCTTGCGCAAATGTGACAACCCCGAACCTCAAAACGGAGGGAGTGAGTGCGAGGGAAAGAACACCAAGACCAAACAGTGCCGTGGTCTCCCAGCATGTCCGGCTGCAG TTGACGGAGGATGGAGTCACTGGGGCCAGTGGGGGCCCTGCTCCCAGACCTGCGGCGTGGCGTTCCAACAGCGCGTACGGCAGTGCaacaacccgactccgaggCATGGGGGCCGAGACTGCCCGCAGGTGGCGGTGGGTCACAGGCGGTGCCACGGCCTGCCGCCACAGTGTCCGGACGGAGGAGACGGCGGAGGGGTTGTAGAGCCTGAAG GGTCTGGCTGTGAAGGGGGTGACGGAGATGGCTGCGACCAG GAACAAGGCAGTGGCGACATCCCTGGCTTCGGGGAAGACGGAGATGACGAAGACATGGTGGGCGGGAGCGGAAGTGGAGATGGGGAGGACGATGGGAGAGATGAAGAGGACGACAATAGCGAAGAGGACAGAAGACCGGGCGTCG ttaacgGCCAGTGGAGCCGATGGGGCAAGTGGGGTCCATGTTCGACGACCTGCGGGCGGGGGATCCAGCAGCGGACACGGCGATGCGACAACCCTGCCCCGCAGAATAACGGGGAGAAGTGCGCTGGAGCTGCGGCGCAGCCCCGCGTCTGTCCCGGGACCAGGTCGTGTGACGCCGCCGCGAACGACGACGAGGATTATGTCGATGGCAGCGGAAGTGGGAGCGGTGATGGAGAGTAG
- the LOC136435173 gene encoding uncharacterized protein isoform X1, producing the protein MLSLWRTRVLLLLLLCLASQRSDGALRKRKKRNRVETRGMDCSWNCSQQGLPCRVKKDCNWWCNAYNATHCPETPSKPVLRGTEPFVFQSGNGTYHLGLNVTWEPPDDGSIVFVRGFQVRVMSKNTKDNGWNDCVTLNVTGTKMSMVDPKRLFYYDCFGDDLDESPKRFVPGQKYHLVLYSKPQQGEGHKDQNVSRTFRMPDCDTPGMEDVEECKTVEPDDWTPAYINVSVNGSTVNVTFDPAPSTFTIDGYFVWLDHAEDGRVERERQTKVSNVLFQDVQGGEYTVELRLKKRDCDCVISKTDRSFVVKG; encoded by the exons ATGTTGTCCCTTTGGAGGACTCGAGTTTTGCTGCTTCTGCTGCTGTGTTTGGCTTCACAACGAAGTGATGGGGCACTGAGGAAGAGAAAGAAACGGAACAGAGTTGAGACAAGAGGAATGGACTGCTCTTGGAACTGTTCCCAGCAG GGTCTTCCCTGTCGTGTAAAGAAAG ATTGCAACTGGTGGTGCAATGCGTACAACGCCACACACTGTCCCGAAACGCCCTCCAAACCGGTTCTACGCGGAACCGAGCCATTCGTGTTCCAGTCAGGCAACGGCACGTACCACCTCGGTCTCAACGTCACATGGGAACCGCCCGACGATG GTTCCATAGTGTTTGTGCGGGGATTCCAAGTCCGAGTTATGAGCAAGAACACCAAGGACAACGGCTGGAATGACTGCGTAACTTTAAACGTCACGGGTACAAAAATGTCCATGGTAGACCCAAAG AGACTGTTTTACTACGACTGTTTCGGAGATGATCTTGACGAATCTCCCAAACGCTTTGTGCCGGGGCAAAAATACCACCTAGTCCTGTACAGCAAACCACAGCAGGGCGAAGGGCACAAGGACCAGAACGTCTCTAGGACCTTTAGAATGCCGG ATTGTGATACTCCTGGCATGGAAGACGTAGAAGAGTGTAAAA CAGTCGAACCAGACGATTGGACTCCAGCGTACATCAACGTTTCTGTGAATGGCAGCACCGTGaacgtgacctttgacccggcCCCGTCGACATTCACTATTGACGGTTACTTTGTCTGGCTTGATCACGCTGAAGATGGTCGTGTGGAAAGGGAACGACAGACTAAAGTG AGCAATGTGTTGTTCCAAGATGTGCAAGGAGGAGAATATACAGTCGAACTAAGG TTGAAGAAGCGAGACTGCGATTGTGTTATCTCTAAGACTGACAGGTCATTTGTCGTAAAAGGTTAG